The Paraburkholderia hospita region TAGACGGGATTGAAGCTGCAGATGGCGTCACCGAAAACCAGGTAGTTTTCGGGGAAACGTGCAAGCTTCTCGTATCGCCGGCGCAGGCTGGAGGCGTAGCGGTAGCGCCTGAATTCGCTTAGCGGTTCAGCTCTTGCGACAACATCGTGAATCTCCATGGTCGGCAGTGTCGCCAGATAGGCGAGAAAGCCCTGGTCGTTGTCGGGTGCGTCGTCGCCAAGAAAACCGCCGGCACTGACGATCCAGCTGTCGCCTTCCTGCGCGAGCATGACGCCGTTGCGCCAGTTCGGCGCACTACCGGCGACAACGATACCCTGCCTCCCGTCAAGATCAGTCGACCGGCGCCGATAGGAACGGGTCATGTAGCTGATGCCGATCTCGACCTTCTCATTGGCGGGAGGTTGGTAGCCGAGTTCTTCAAGCCACGCCGCACTGGATGAGCCGCGGCCAGTCGCATCGACGACAAGATCCGCGTCGATGGTCATTTCCGGCTGGCCCTCGACACACGTGCGCACACCCGTCACGCTCCTGCGACCGGGATCGGTGGCAAGCCCCCGCACAGCGCAACTTTCCATGGCGCGCACGTTCGGCAAACCCAGCAGCCGCCGGCGTAGATGGCCTTCGAGCACGGGACGGCTCGCAAGCAGACCGGTCAGGTCACTCGTGCCGTTAGCAAGCCTGACGTTGCGACCGATCCAGATCACATCGTTGGCGACATCACCGATCAAGCCGCCGCTTTGCGCGACGACTTCCATGTTGTATCCAGGGAAGAATTCCTCGAGTACCGCACTGCCGCGCGCAAGGAGCCCATGGGTATGGCGACCCTGCGGCACGCCCTTGCGCGGCGTATCGGCTGCCGGAAATGCATCGCGTTCGAGCACGGTGACGACAGTATAGAAATCCGACAGTACCCGGGCGGCCAGAAGCCCACCCATGCCGGCGCCGATCACGATCGCATGTTCGCCCAGTTTCTTCATGACAATCCTCCCGTTCAATCCGTCGCAATGCGTCCAGCGACCATCGCATGCAGGCAATGGTAGGATTGCCTCGTCCCCTGAGCGTCCCCCCGGACGCCGTCATTGAGGGTCGCCTCGCCATGGCTCTGTTCAGCGTGCGGACGCTTGGATTTCCGGAGATCCGTCAGGACGGCCAGTTGTGCCATCTGGCCTTGCGCAAAGGCGTCGCGCTGCTGGTCTACCTGGCCGAAGCGAAGGGCCCAGTCGGGCGCGACGCCGTCGCTACGATGTTGTGGCCGGAGGGCCGCGAAGAGGTGGTACGGGCGCGGTTTCGGCGCCTGTTGCATCGCCTCCAGCTCACCCTCGGCGACGACGTTCTTACGACCGACCGGTCAACCGTTCGATGGTCGGCAGCGATCGACTTGCAGGTGGATTCCCAGCTGTTCGAGCAAGCCTGCGACCGCGGCGAGTTCGAGCGGGCGTGCCGCCATTATCCCGGCGACTTTCTCGAGGGTTTTTCGCCCGGCGACTGCCCACAGTTCGACGAGTGGGCTTTTTTTCGCCGGGAGGCCTTGCGGGGCCGGGCGATCCAGGCGCTCGAGCGAGTGGTGCACGACAGGAATGCGGCCGGCGACTACGCGGCCGCGGCCGCGCACGCCGGCCGTCTTGTTGAGCTCGATCCGCTCAGCGAAGTGTACGGCCGGCACCTCATCCGCAACCTTCTGCTCGCCGGAGACCGGGCCACGGCCCAGCGGCATCTCGAAGCCCTGACGCAGCGACTTCGCGACGAGCTCAATGTGGCACCCGAATCCGAGACTCGCGCGCTGCTGAATGCAGGCGCAACCTTGCCCATCGAGCAACCGCCGTCGACGCGCTACGTCAGCGGTGGCGGCGTCCATCTCGCATTCCAGACCTACGGCGCCGGCCCTATCGATGTTCTGGTGCTGCCCGGCTTCGTGTCTCACGTCGAACGGGTTTGGGAGGAGCCCCGGTGCCGGGCGTTCCTGTCCTCGCTCGCCGGGATGGGCCGTCTGATCCTGCTCGATCGTCGCGGCATCGGGCTTTCCGACCGGGTCGGGTTCAATCCCAGCGTCGACGCGACCGCGCAGGACATCGGCACCGTGCTGGACGCCGCAAGCAGCCGCCGCGTCGTGCTGTTCGGCGCGTCCGAGGGCGGACCGGCATGCATCAAATTTGCCGTTGATCACCCCGATCGAGTCGCTGGCCTCATTCTGTTCGCCTCGCTGGCGAAGGGAACCGCAACGCACGACTATCCCTATGCACTTCAGGCTGGTCAGTATGACTTGTGGCTCCAGCAGCTCATTGCAGTCTGGGGCGGACCTGCAGGCATCGAAACATTCGCGCCGAGCCTGTCGGGCGATCCACAGGCGAGAGCCTGGTGGGCAGGCTTGCTTCGGGCTGCGTCGAGCCCGGGAGCCCTCAAGGGCGTGCTCGAGGCGTTGCGCGATATGGATGTGCGGCAGTTCCTCGGCCGAGTTTCCATGCCTACCCTGGTGCTGCATCGTCACGACGACCGCGCCGTTCGCATCGGCGCCAGCCGGCATCTCGCCAGTCACATCGCGCAGGCGCGATTCATCGAGCTCGATGGCGCCGATCACTGGGCTTTCGCCGGCGATCAGCAGCCCGTCCTGGACCACATCGGGCGATTTGTCGGCAGTCTCGCTGGGTAGCTGCGACCGGGCTTTCCGCTTGCGTTCCAGGCGTCATCCACATCCACTGCTGCCACCACCACTCACACGCCAATACCCGCACCAGCCAGCAACCTATCCCACCTTGGAATAACCCCTATCCCTTTCCGCCCGTTCCCGCGCCGGTCCGGAATGGATACATTGCGGATCAACGCAATCGCGAGAGCACCGGACCCCCGATGCTCCAATCCATTCAAGGAAACATCATGGCCAGGCTCTTCAATCCGATCCAGGTAGGTGCATACACACTCTCACACCGCGTGGTCCTCGCGCCGATGACCCGTCTGCGCACCATTCAACCCGACGACATCCCCAGCCCGATGATGGCCGACTTCTACGGACAGCGCGCATCGGCAGGCGGCCTGGAAATCGTCGAAGCCGCGAGCGTCTCGGTGCAGGCGCGCTCGTACCTCGGTGCGGCAAGCATCTACCACGACGGCCAGATGGAAGGCTGGCGCGCGATTGCGAAAGCGGTCCACGCAAAGGGCGGACGCGTGTTCCTGCAACTGATTCACGGCGGCCGTCAGAGCCATGTCGAGATGACAGGCGGCGTCGATCCCGTGGCGCCTTCCGTCGTGCCGTTCGACGGCGTGGCGCTCACTAAAGACGGTTTCGTCCCCGCCTCGCCGCATCGCGCGCTCGGCATCGAAGAAATTCCCGCGATCGTCGAGGATTTCCGCGCCGCCGCGCAACGCGCAAAGGAAGCCGGCTTCGACGGTGTCGAACTTCACGCAGCGAACGGTTATCTCGTCGACCAGTTCATCCAGGACGGCACCAACCAGCGGACGGACGCATACGGCGGCCCGATCGAAAACCGCGTGCGCTTCCTCCGTGAAACGCTCGAAGCACTGATCTCGGTGTGGGGCGCGGACCGCGTCGGCGTGCGGATTTCGCCTTCGGGCGAATGGGGCGGTATCTCCGACAGCGACCCCGAAGCGACGTTCAGCTACGTGGCACGGCTGCTCGACTCGTACGAGATCGCTTATCTGCACGTGATCGAACCGCGCGTCAAAGGCGACGACACGCTGCATCACGACCATCCGCCCGTCGCGACGAAGTATCTGCGCAAGCACTTCTCGGGTCCGATCATCGCTGCGGGCGGTTTCGATCGTGCGAGCGCAATCGCCACGGTCGAATCGGGCGATGCCGATCTCGTCGCGTTCGGCCGCCATTTCTCGTCGAATCCCGATCTGCCGTATCGCCTGCAGCACGACCTGCCGCTCACGCCGTATGTGCGCACAGCGTTCTGGGGCGGCACGGAAGCGGACTATTCGGACTTCCTCACGCATGAAGAGACTCAAGCGTTGGAAAGTACCGAAGAGAACGCCACCGCAGACGAGGCGCAAAACGCCTGAGCAACCCGCGCACGCGGACGCATTCGCACATCCCGGTTCGAAACGATGCGTCACGCGGCCTGCGACTTGCCGTGGCCCATGAAGCGTTCCGGCGCGAACTCGGGCGCAAGGCACTCCTCGACGAATGCAGTGAACTGACGCGCCTTGCTGCTGGCCAGCCGTCCCGTCGGATAAACGGCGGACAACGGAATGGCCGGCAGCATCCAGTCATCCATCACCGAAACGACAGCGCCCGATTTCAGTTCAGGCCAAAAGGCCCATTCCGACGCGACGGCAAGGCCCATATCCGCAAAGACGGCCGCGCGAAGACCCTCGGTCGCGGAGATCCTCACGCGGCCCTGCAGCCGCACGGGCAACTCCGCCGTGTCGCTGCGAAACGTCCACTCCTCTCCGCCGCCGACATCGCGCGTGTAGACGACGGCGCGATGCGCGTGCAGATCGGCAGGCGCTTGCGGCATGCCGTGCCGTTCGAAATAGGCAGGCGTCGCGAGCACGCGCCGGCGCGCGACAGCAATGCGGCGCGCCGTCATGTTCGAGTCCGCCAGTTCGCCCATGCGCAATGCGAGGTCGATGCCCTCTTCGACGAGATCGATGTTGCGATCGTCGAGCACCAGTTCGAGATCGAGTTCCGGGTGCTGTTCGAGAAAGGCCGGCAAGCGCGGCACGATGTGCAGCCGCGCGAAACATACTGCCGCCGACACCCTCAGCTTGCCCGTCAGTCCCGCCGCTGTGCCTCGCGCCGCCAGCACGGCCTCGTCCGCTTCTTCGACTGCGCGTCTCGCGCGCTGATAGAAGTTCTGGCCGGCCTCCGTCGGCGTGAGCGCGCGCGTCGAGCGCAGCAGCAGCTTGACGCCGAGCCATTCCTCGAGCTGCGCAACGGCTTTCGACGCGGCCGGCTGGCCGATATCGAAGTGTCGCGCCGCAGCCGAAAACGAACCTGTATCGACGACGCGGATAAAGATTTCGATCGCCGCAAGGCGGTCCATCGCGCTGACTCCCGTTTTGTGCCAAGCCGGGTGAATGTCCGGCACATCCTGCCAATATATGTCAGCCGCTCGCTCAGCTAACGTCCACCAGTTCATCCGCCCTCGACAAAAACAGCTTCAGAACAGGCGACGCATTCGATCGACTGTAGCCGATCGCGAGATCGACGGTCGGCGCCTCGCCTACCAGCGGACGACTGACCACCGACCACGGCAGCAGATTATTCGCGTACTCGGGCATCAACGAAAGCCCGCGCGTCGACGCAACCAGCGACATCGCCATCGCAAGGTTATCGACACCATGCTCAGGCTTCGGATCGAGCCCATTCTCCTGCAGATATCGTGCGACCACATCGTGCAGCACGCGCGCCTTGTTCGACGCCATGATGAACGTCTCGCCTTCCAGATCCGACGGACTGATCGCTTGCTTCGCCGTCAGCCGATGGTCGCTCGGCATCAGCACGACAAGCTTCTCGCGATAGACGACGCGGTAATCGAGATCGAGCCCGGGCTCCCTGCGCACGAACGCAAGATCGAGCTTGCCGCGCGCCACGGCGTCGGCGAGGTCGGGCGAGTAGCCACTCGACACCGTCACGTCGATGTTCGGCAACTCGTCGCGCAACACCTGCATGGCGCGCGGCAGCCACGTCATTTCCTGACCCGTCAGAAAACCGAGCGCGAAGACCTGCTTGGCCGGACGCGACGCGCGCCGCGCGGCTTCGATGGCAGCGTCGACCTGTGCGAGCGCAAGCCGTGCGTGGTCGAGGAACGCCTTGCCCGACGCGGTCAACTCGACGCCGCGCGCGCTGCGGCTGAACAGCTCCGCCTTGACCTCGTCCTCGAGATCCCGGATCTGCCGGCTAAGCGATGGCTGCGACGTGAACAGCCGTTGCTCCGCGGCGACCGTGAGGCTGCCCGTTTCCGCTACGGCAACGAAATAGCGCAGATGGCGTAACTCCATGCTTCCTCCTGGTTCGTCCGTTTTGCACGCTTCACAAGCCATGCTTCTGGAGCATGCCCGCCAGCCTACAAAGTCTTTTTTGTTTTCGCAAGCGAAGGCTAGATTACATGCCAGCAATCACATCGCCCGATGCGGACGCCGACAAGACAAGTGTTGTAGCCATGCCTGCCTGTTATTGCCGGACGGCCCCGCCGATCAACTAACCGGAGCTTTGCCATGAACGACCTCGCTGGAAAAACCGCGCTTGTCACGGGCGCCTCCCGCGGCATTGGCCGCGCCATCGCGCTTGCACTCGGCCGCGCCGGCGCGCAAGTGCTCGTGCATTACAGCAGCAATGAAGCGGCCGCCGACTCGACCGTCGCCGGGATCGTCGCGGCCGGCGGCCACGCGCAGAAAATCGCCGCCGACCTGGGCGCCGCCGACGGTCCGCGCATGCTCGCCCAACGCGTGCGCGCCATCGTCGGCGGACGGCTCGACGTGCTCGTCGCGAACGCGGGCATCGCCAAGGCTGCGAGCATCGAAGACACGACGGTCGAAGACTTCGACGAACTCTTTGCCGTCAACGTGCGCGCGCCGTTCTTCCTCGTTCAGCAACTCCTGCCGATGCTATGCAAAGGCAGCAGCGTCGTACTGCTGTCGTCGCTGGCGGCGCGTGCGTCGGTTGGCGAGCTGGCCGCCTATGCCGCAACAAAGGGTGCCGTCGATACGCTCGCGCGGCACTTCGCATCGGCGCTCGGCGAGCGCGGCGTGCGCGTGAATGCGATCGCGCCCGGCGTCGTCGCAACCGACATGTCGAGCTTCGCGACAACCGATGCAGGCCGCGACTACACGCTGAGTCTGCAGGCGCTGAAGCGCGTCGCGCAGCCCGACGACATCGCCGGCGCCGTGACATTCCTTGCTTCCGACAAGGCGAACTGGATCACGGGCGACACGCTGCGCGTCGACGGCGGATCGAAGCTCTGACAAGCATGCAACACACGCAACGCATTCGATTCATACCAATTAATAAGGCATCCGAAATGACTGAAGCGAATCTGAAACTGTTCTCGTCGACAAACGTAGGCCCGATACAACTGTCACACCGCATCGTGCATGCGCCGATGACGCGTCTGCGTTCCGAATCCGACGACAGCCCGAGCGCGATGATGGTCGAGTACTACCGGCAGCGCGCATCGCAAGGCGGCCTGCTGATCACGGAAAGCGCGCATCCTTCCTACGACAGCCGTGGCTATCTCGGCGCGCCCGGCATCTATACCGACGAACATATCGAAGCCTGGAAGAAGATCACCGACGCCGTTCACGCGAAAGGCGCAAACATCTTCATGCAGATCGCGCACGATGGGCGCCAGTCGCACGTCGATCTGAGTTGGGGCAACGCGCCGATTGCGCCTTCTGTCGTGCCGTACGACACGACCGTGTTCACGCAAAACGGCTGGGTGCCCAACTCGCCGCATCGCGCGCTGGAAACCAACGAGATTCCCGCCATCGTCGACTCGTTCAGACGTGCGGCACAGCGCGCGAAAGCAGCCGGTTTCGACGGCGTCGAATTGCACAACGCGAATGGCTACCTTGCGGACACGTTCCTTCAGGACGGCACCAACAAGCGCACGGACGCCTATGGCGGCACGCTCGAAAAAC contains the following coding sequences:
- a CDS encoding NAD(P)/FAD-dependent oxidoreductase, with protein sequence MKKLGEHAIVIGAGMGGLLAARVLSDFYTVVTVLERDAFPAADTPRKGVPQGRHTHGLLARGSAVLEEFFPGYNMEVVAQSGGLIGDVANDVIWIGRNVRLANGTSDLTGLLASRPVLEGHLRRRLLGLPNVRAMESCAVRGLATDPGRRSVTGVRTCVEGQPEMTIDADLVVDATGRGSSSAAWLEELGYQPPANEKVEIGISYMTRSYRRRSTDLDGRQGIVVAGSAPNWRNGVMLAQEGDSWIVSAGGFLGDDAPDNDQGFLAYLATLPTMEIHDVVARAEPLSEFRRYRYASSLRRRYEKLARFPENYLVFGDAICSFNPVYGQGMTVAAEEALALQQCLRTGSNDLARRFFRAAAKIVDIPWDIAVGNDLRHPQVKGARPPMLRFINWYIGKLHLAATRDSTLATAFLKVVNLMMPPSTLLSPAIARRVWQGNRRPGLTAPSPAIEAARRNSASS
- a CDS encoding alpha/beta hydrolase yields the protein MALFSVRTLGFPEIRQDGQLCHLALRKGVALLVYLAEAKGPVGRDAVATMLWPEGREEVVRARFRRLLHRLQLTLGDDVLTTDRSTVRWSAAIDLQVDSQLFEQACDRGEFERACRHYPGDFLEGFSPGDCPQFDEWAFFRREALRGRAIQALERVVHDRNAAGDYAAAAAHAGRLVELDPLSEVYGRHLIRNLLLAGDRATAQRHLEALTQRLRDELNVAPESETRALLNAGATLPIEQPPSTRYVSGGGVHLAFQTYGAGPIDVLVLPGFVSHVERVWEEPRCRAFLSSLAGMGRLILLDRRGIGLSDRVGFNPSVDATAQDIGTVLDAASSRRVVLFGASEGGPACIKFAVDHPDRVAGLILFASLAKGTATHDYPYALQAGQYDLWLQQLIAVWGGPAGIETFAPSLSGDPQARAWWAGLLRAASSPGALKGVLEALRDMDVRQFLGRVSMPTLVLHRHDDRAVRIGASRHLASHIAQARFIELDGADHWAFAGDQQPVLDHIGRFVGSLAG
- a CDS encoding alkene reductase, with the protein product MARLFNPIQVGAYTLSHRVVLAPMTRLRTIQPDDIPSPMMADFYGQRASAGGLEIVEAASVSVQARSYLGAASIYHDGQMEGWRAIAKAVHAKGGRVFLQLIHGGRQSHVEMTGGVDPVAPSVVPFDGVALTKDGFVPASPHRALGIEEIPAIVEDFRAAAQRAKEAGFDGVELHAANGYLVDQFIQDGTNQRTDAYGGPIENRVRFLRETLEALISVWGADRVGVRISPSGEWGGISDSDPEATFSYVARLLDSYEIAYLHVIEPRVKGDDTLHHDHPPVATKYLRKHFSGPIIAAGGFDRASAIATVESGDADLVAFGRHFSSNPDLPYRLQHDLPLTPYVRTAFWGGTEADYSDFLTHEETQALESTEENATADEAQNA
- a CDS encoding LysR family transcriptional regulator, with product MDRLAAIEIFIRVVDTGSFSAAARHFDIGQPAASKAVAQLEEWLGVKLLLRSTRALTPTEAGQNFYQRARRAVEEADEAVLAARGTAAGLTGKLRVSAAVCFARLHIVPRLPAFLEQHPELDLELVLDDRNIDLVEEGIDLALRMGELADSNMTARRIAVARRRVLATPAYFERHGMPQAPADLHAHRAVVYTRDVGGGEEWTFRSDTAELPVRLQGRVRISATEGLRAAVFADMGLAVASEWAFWPELKSGAVVSVMDDWMLPAIPLSAVYPTGRLASSKARQFTAFVEECLAPEFAPERFMGHGKSQAA
- a CDS encoding LysR family transcriptional regulator; its protein translation is MELRHLRYFVAVAETGSLTVAAEQRLFTSQPSLSRQIRDLEDEVKAELFSRSARGVELTASGKAFLDHARLALAQVDAAIEAARRASRPAKQVFALGFLTGQEMTWLPRAMQVLRDELPNIDVTVSSGYSPDLADAVARGKLDLAFVRREPGLDLDYRVVYREKLVVLMPSDHRLTAKQAISPSDLEGETFIMASNKARVLHDVVARYLQENGLDPKPEHGVDNLAMAMSLVASTRGLSLMPEYANNLLPWSVVSRPLVGEAPTVDLAIGYSRSNASPVLKLFLSRADELVDVS
- a CDS encoding SDR family NAD(P)-dependent oxidoreductase, translated to MNDLAGKTALVTGASRGIGRAIALALGRAGAQVLVHYSSNEAAADSTVAGIVAAGGHAQKIAADLGAADGPRMLAQRVRAIVGGRLDVLVANAGIAKAASIEDTTVEDFDELFAVNVRAPFFLVQQLLPMLCKGSSVVLLSSLAARASVGELAAYAATKGAVDTLARHFASALGERGVRVNAIAPGVVATDMSSFATTDAGRDYTLSLQALKRVAQPDDIAGAVTFLASDKANWITGDTLRVDGGSKL
- a CDS encoding alkene reductase produces the protein MTEANLKLFSSTNVGPIQLSHRIVHAPMTRLRSESDDSPSAMMVEYYRQRASQGGLLITESAHPSYDSRGYLGAPGIYTDEHIEAWKKITDAVHAKGANIFMQIAHDGRQSHVDLSWGNAPIAPSVVPYDTTVFTQNGWVPNSPHRALETNEIPAIVDSFRRAAQRAKAAGFDGVELHNANGYLADTFLQDGTNKRTDAYGGTLEKRTRFSLELVDAFTSVWGADRVGVRVSPSGRWGAISDSNPEATFGYFAERLNAYGLAYLHVIEPRVMGTETLVEGQAPVASSFLRKIFNGPIIAAGGFDRAGAEQILQRGDADLVAFGRWFSSNPDLPERLRRDLPLAPYQRDAFWGGSERAYTDFPAYDDTTAEASSDETV